Proteins from a genomic interval of Candidatus Eremiobacterota bacterium:
- the gspM gene encoding type II secretion system protein GspM → MAMNLKDLSPREKIIYGVGVPIILLMLYVVFFILPSLEHIRVAKKQIAAYRGQWKQIEAEIERYRNLPAVTSPAERVSLLSFLEQSGNNLKIDKKIVYLKPFSTTGNKEGAEVKIDDITGDELIKLIHLVQEARISIVKINVKDHNLDGLWTLKLFLED, encoded by the coding sequence ATGGCCATGAATCTTAAGGATCTCTCGCCCAGGGAGAAAATCATCTACGGCGTGGGAGTCCCGATCATTCTGCTGATGCTTTACGTGGTCTTCTTTATTCTCCCCAGCCTTGAGCACATCAGGGTCGCAAAAAAGCAGATAGCCGCCTACCGCGGGCAATGGAAGCAGATAGAGGCGGAAATCGAAAGATACCGTAACCTCCCCGCGGTGACATCCCCTGCAGAGCGCGTCTCACTCCTCTCTTTTCTTGAGCAGAGCGGGAACAACCTGAAAATTGACAAGAAAATCGTGTATCTGAAGCCCTTCAGCACAACAGGAAACAAGGAAGGCGCAGAGGTGAAAATTGACGATATCACCGGTGACGAGCTGATAAAACTCATCCACCTGGTCCAGGAGGCCAGGATCAGTATAGTGAAAATCAACGTGAAAGATCACAACCTTGACGGTCTCTGGACACTGAAACTTTTTCTCGAGGACTAG